A region from the Sutcliffiella horikoshii genome encodes:
- a CDS encoding P27 family phage terminase small subunit: MATKKERQRIVLEKTAAEKQRVLKVMRDADIYTLTLDPLIESYLDIFEVYQTMYIHWKEKGFPVTQRYTNKAGATNNSKHPLAQQVETWADKKTKALDLLGLTNKSKVGKTVTGGSSVWKNEEMEKPNQVENELEAHRNKWRNKA; encoded by the coding sequence ATAGCCACCAAAAAAGAACGTCAAAGAATTGTCTTGGAAAAAACGGCAGCAGAAAAACAACGGGTGTTAAAAGTCATGAGGGACGCTGATATTTACACCCTCACTTTGGATCCATTAATAGAGTCATATCTAGATATTTTTGAAGTTTACCAAACAATGTATATTCATTGGAAAGAAAAGGGGTTTCCTGTCACACAAAGATATACCAACAAGGCAGGGGCAACGAACAATTCTAAGCATCCTTTAGCGCAACAAGTGGAGACTTGGGCAGATAAAAAGACCAAGGCCCTCGATTTGCTAGGACTTACAAACAAATCTAAGGTTGGCAAAACAGTAACTGGAGGTTCTTCTGTTTGGAAGAACGAAGAAATGGAGAAACCAAACCAGGTTGAGAATGAATTGGAAGCTCATCGAAACAAGTGGAGAAACAAAGCGTAA
- a CDS encoding phage major capsid protein yields MKTRKLLLALQKRNNARLTELRTKLEKGEVREEELEAVQTEVDDLTEEAQEIADELANLDDSGDGEETGSDEGDNDSGDEEEDDDGEEDEGGEQRGAGISPEQRNKIMSQIGKGLSSRGHKSTKTKEKEIRSAFANFVVGKITETEARSLGVEVGNGSVTIPEVIASEIITYAQEENLLRKYGSRHKTKGNVKYPVLVKKADANVTKTERTTDIPETDIEFDEILLDPAEFDALATVTKKLLKMSGAPVEQIVIDELKKAYVRKETNYMFNGNDVGNENPGALAKKAVAYYESTPVDITAADYSQKLHQELVKMKGQPVTEVLKKSMWIINRAALTALEGMTDTTGRPLLREATDGIGYKLLGHKVDFTDAANGTDPSKAIFYFGDIKTFHVQDVIGSMELQKLVEKYAGTNKVGFQIYNLLDGQLIYSPFEPSVYRYEVGATEPVGG; encoded by the coding sequence ATGAAAACACGCAAATTATTACTAGCATTACAAAAACGCAACAATGCTCGTTTAACTGAATTACGCACTAAGCTTGAAAAAGGTGAAGTACGGGAGGAAGAATTAGAAGCTGTACAAACCGAAGTAGACGATCTCACGGAAGAAGCACAAGAGATTGCTGATGAACTAGCAAACCTTGATGACAGTGGAGATGGTGAAGAAACTGGATCCGATGAAGGTGATAATGATTCAGGTGATGAGGAAGAGGATGACGATGGTGAAGAAGATGAAGGTGGCGAACAGCGTGGAGCAGGCATTTCACCTGAGCAACGCAACAAAATCATGAGCCAAATTGGCAAAGGACTTTCTAGTCGTGGACACAAGTCAACAAAGACCAAAGAGAAAGAGATTCGTTCTGCATTTGCTAACTTTGTAGTTGGTAAAATCACTGAAACTGAGGCGCGTTCACTTGGTGTGGAAGTAGGTAATGGTTCCGTAACTATCCCTGAAGTCATTGCTTCTGAAATCATTACTTATGCTCAGGAAGAAAACTTGTTGCGTAAATATGGATCACGCCATAAGACAAAGGGCAACGTTAAGTACCCTGTACTCGTCAAGAAGGCAGATGCTAATGTAACAAAAACTGAACGTACTACTGATATCCCTGAAACAGATATCGAATTCGACGAGATTCTTCTTGATCCAGCTGAGTTCGATGCACTGGCAACTGTTACGAAGAAGTTGCTCAAAATGTCTGGTGCTCCAGTAGAGCAAATTGTTATTGATGAATTGAAGAAAGCATATGTACGTAAAGAAACTAACTATATGTTTAACGGTAACGATGTCGGCAATGAAAACCCTGGTGCACTTGCAAAGAAAGCTGTTGCTTATTACGAATCAACGCCAGTGGATATTACCGCAGCTGATTACTCACAAAAACTTCATCAAGAATTAGTTAAGATGAAAGGTCAACCAGTTACGGAAGTCCTTAAAAAGTCTATGTGGATTATCAACCGTGCAGCTTTGACTGCCTTAGAAGGAATGACTGACACTACTGGACGTCCGCTTTTACGAGAAGCAACTGACGGTATTGGGTATAAATTACTCGGCCACAAAGTAGATTTTACAGATGCTGCAAACGGCACTGATCCTTCCAAAGCAATTTTTTACTTTGGTGATATCAAAACGTTCCACGTTCAGGACGTAATTGGTTCTATGGAGTTACAGAAGCTTGTTGAGAAATATGCTGGTACAAATAAAGTAGGTTTCCAGATTTATAACCTACTGGATGGTCAATTGATTTATTCTCCGTTCGAACCATCTGTTTATCGTTATGAAGTGGGAGCAACTGAGCCTGTTGGAGGCTAA
- a CDS encoding HK97 family phage prohead protease, which produces MRKKRETRTVNITNLQTRDGQNKESHVISGYAAVFNSRTSIGNYFDEIIAPGAFSRSLSDGDIRALINHDWSNVIGRTKSGTLRLEEDSRGLKFEVELPNTSVARDLVESMERGDIDQCSFGFWVDEGKETWDYSVEPALRTLVEVELYEISVVSLPAYEDTEVSLVRSKEIGKQVEKRLAIIKKIDKTLGVTK; this is translated from the coding sequence GTGAGAAAGAAACGGGAGACGAGGACAGTTAATATCACCAACCTTCAAACCCGAGATGGACAAAATAAAGAGTCTCATGTAATTAGCGGTTATGCTGCTGTTTTTAATTCAAGAACAAGCATTGGGAATTATTTCGATGAAATCATTGCACCGGGTGCTTTTTCACGTTCACTTTCCGATGGGGATATTAGAGCGTTGATTAATCACGATTGGAGTAATGTAATTGGTAGAACCAAAAGCGGAACCCTTCGTTTAGAAGAGGATAGTCGTGGGCTAAAGTTTGAAGTTGAATTGCCTAATACATCTGTTGCTCGTGACCTTGTGGAATCAATGGAACGAGGAGATATTGACCAATGCTCTTTTGGTTTTTGGGTGGATGAAGGAAAAGAAACTTGGGACTATTCAGTAGAGCCTGCTTTAAGGACACTAGTTGAAGTAGAGCTTTATGAGATTTCAGTAGTAAGTTTGCCTGCATATGAAGATACAGAAGTGTCACTTGTGCGAAGTAAGGAAATTGGCAAACAGGTTGAAAAACGCTTGGCGATAATAAAAAAAATTGATAAGACATTGGGGGTAACAAAATGA
- a CDS encoding HNH endonuclease has protein sequence MKYCDFNGCGTKIERGAYCDDHKRSHKSSLKKRKKKDIYHHDNKKFYNSKPWKNMRSFIYERERGCCQKCGRFVFGRKAHVHHEIPIKDDPTLKLEENNLKLLCPTCHTEEENKEKKDKVFPSYFG, from the coding sequence GTGAAGTATTGTGACTTCAATGGTTGCGGGACAAAGATAGAGCGTGGCGCTTACTGCGATGACCATAAACGGTCTCACAAATCATCTCTAAAGAAACGGAAGAAGAAGGACATCTACCATCATGACAATAAGAAGTTCTATAATTCAAAGCCTTGGAAAAACATGAGGTCCTTTATCTACGAGAGAGAACGCGGCTGCTGTCAGAAGTGTGGAAGGTTTGTATTCGGCAGGAAGGCTCATGTCCATCATGAGATACCAATCAAAGATGATCCAACATTAAAGCTAGAAGAAAATAATTTGAAACTATTGTGTCCTACTTGTCATACAGAAGAAGAGAACAAAGAAAAAAAAGATAAAGTATTTCCGAGTTATTTTGGATAA
- a CDS encoding phage portal protein — MGLRDRFSNFLYRQMEKRGWFEDIYSHTVNYGSHYINDENILESSDVYELMQDISNQIMLADIVLEDKDGNEINDHPSIKSLKNPNSYLTGSEFIKLMTNTYLLEGEVFPLLNNKELHLPANVQCEITNLKQRFKINGVEIPSEMIRQVKNVGTNHLRGVGLKTLGKDTLEGVMNAEKVLTDKYKKGGFLAFLLKLDAHINPQNAAQSKLINAILDQLEAIDESRTVKLIPLGKGYDIDTLKSPIEDDKILAYLNVYKKDLGKFLGINVDTYTALMKSDLEKAMMYLHNKAVRPIMKNFEDHLSLLFLGSNSDKRLKFKINILDFVTYSTKTNIGYNIVRTGITSPDNVADMLGFPKQNTPETQAIYISNDLSKIGEKKATDDSLKGGDEGEKETGDEDS; from the coding sequence TTGGGTTTAAGGGACAGGTTTTCAAATTTTTTATATCGACAGATGGAGAAACGAGGTTGGTTTGAGGATATTTACTCTCATACCGTCAATTATGGTAGCCATTATATAAATGATGAAAACATCTTAGAATCAAGTGATGTTTACGAGCTAATGCAAGATATTAGTAATCAAATCATGCTGGCGGACATTGTGCTAGAGGATAAGGATGGAAATGAAATAAACGACCACCCATCCATAAAGTCACTAAAAAATCCCAACAGTTATCTGACAGGCTCTGAATTTATTAAGCTTATGACAAACACTTATTTGTTGGAAGGTGAGGTATTTCCCCTTCTAAACAATAAAGAATTGCACTTGCCAGCCAATGTTCAATGTGAAATCACCAATTTAAAACAACGCTTTAAGATAAATGGGGTAGAGATTCCATCCGAAATGATCAGACAGGTAAAAAACGTAGGGACTAATCACCTAAGAGGAGTGGGACTAAAAACGTTAGGCAAAGACACACTGGAAGGTGTAATGAATGCCGAGAAGGTATTGACGGATAAGTATAAGAAAGGTGGATTCCTTGCCTTCTTGCTTAAGCTAGATGCTCACATCAACCCGCAAAATGCTGCTCAGTCAAAGCTTATAAATGCAATATTAGATCAATTAGAAGCAATTGATGAGTCCAGAACAGTAAAACTCATACCACTAGGTAAAGGGTACGACATTGATACGTTAAAAAGCCCGATAGAAGATGATAAAATATTAGCTTACTTGAATGTTTACAAAAAGGATCTAGGTAAGTTTCTGGGGATTAATGTTGATACTTATACCGCACTCATGAAAAGTGATTTAGAAAAAGCTATGATGTACTTGCATAATAAAGCGGTACGTCCAATAATGAAAAACTTTGAAGACCATCTGAGTCTTCTTTTTTTAGGTTCAAATTCCGATAAGCGATTAAAATTCAAAATAAACATTCTTGATTTTGTCACCTATAGTACCAAAACAAATATTGGGTACAACATCGTACGTACTGGAATCACCTCACCGGATAACGTTGCTGACATGCTTGGTTTTCCTAAGCAGAATACACCTGAAACACAAGCAATTTACATCTCTAACGACCTATCAAAAATTGGCGAGAAAAAAGCGACTGATGATAGTTTGAAGGGAGGTGATGAAGGTGAGAAAGAAACGGGAGACGAGGACAGTTAA
- a CDS encoding terminase large subunit, whose product MIERGKNYAEKFAKQVKRNPKKYPDTIKLMVTRYYKWKKRKDIWFDVDRANEMMDWVETFVRHTKGDLAGQPFILEDWEKFAYSWIYGWMRKNEKGKTVRVTRECYIQVPKKNGKTLIAVGALGFSMYGEGVLSADCYCCASDFQQAQYAAKPFAATILNHDALMENSHIYKGPKGTVSSVVYEYMQDNLAYQNQFIVMSKNIQSIEGSNPHFVLNDELHKQENMDQYDNFKSAQIARDEPIMFNISTAGKGSSSVGMRVYREAKEVLKNDDDDSNFVMIYEPNKGYDWTDRKVWAMVNPNIGVSVTMSALETQFISANRSAHKKAEFLSKHLNVFVNGADNFFEQDQVQHILVDDLGDLQGERCYLGLDLSKTTDLTCVSLNFPTHDENGKSILKVKQMYFIPNADIESREKEDNVPYTDLVERGFVQLCDGKMIDQDQVMNFIVECMDLYDVQQLNYDPAMSQKLIEKCENLGIECIVVNQYPNVMNAMIDDAERLIYEKRILTDNPLFIYCALNLVVVTNINGMKGPSKRQSKKKIDGFVAFLVAHKETMTAMDDVDENGMDELISTIYR is encoded by the coding sequence GTGATAGAACGTGGCAAAAATTACGCGGAGAAATTTGCAAAACAAGTAAAGAGAAATCCCAAGAAATACCCTGACACCATAAAGCTGATGGTTACTAGGTATTATAAATGGAAAAAGCGAAAGGATATCTGGTTTGATGTAGATCGTGCCAACGAAATGATGGATTGGGTAGAAACATTTGTCCGCCATACTAAAGGTGACTTGGCCGGCCAGCCATTTATTCTAGAAGATTGGGAAAAGTTTGCGTATTCTTGGATATATGGATGGATGCGCAAAAACGAAAAAGGTAAAACAGTAAGGGTCACTAGAGAATGTTACATTCAAGTCCCTAAAAAAAATGGGAAAACATTGATAGCGGTTGGAGCATTAGGTTTTTCCATGTATGGTGAGGGAGTATTAAGTGCGGATTGTTATTGTTGTGCTAGTGATTTTCAACAAGCACAATATGCAGCAAAGCCATTCGCAGCAACCATATTGAATCATGACGCGTTAATGGAAAACTCCCATATATATAAAGGGCCTAAAGGGACTGTTTCATCTGTTGTTTATGAGTACATGCAGGATAACTTGGCCTATCAAAATCAATTCATCGTAATGAGCAAAAATATACAAAGTATTGAGGGGTCCAATCCACACTTTGTCCTTAATGATGAATTGCATAAGCAGGAAAATATGGATCAGTACGATAACTTTAAATCTGCTCAAATTGCCAGAGATGAACCTATCATGTTTAACATAAGTACAGCAGGTAAGGGGTCCTCCAGTGTCGGTATGCGAGTATATAGAGAAGCGAAGGAAGTATTAAAGAACGATGATGATGATTCAAACTTCGTAATGATCTATGAACCGAACAAAGGATATGACTGGACAGACCGTAAAGTATGGGCAATGGTAAATCCTAATATAGGAGTTTCTGTAACGATGTCCGCATTGGAGACCCAATTCATATCGGCAAACCGTTCAGCTCACAAAAAAGCAGAGTTTCTATCCAAACATTTAAATGTTTTCGTAAATGGCGCAGATAACTTTTTCGAACAGGATCAAGTGCAACATATACTTGTGGATGACCTAGGTGATTTACAAGGAGAAAGATGTTACCTAGGACTAGATTTATCAAAGACAACGGACTTAACATGTGTCAGTTTGAATTTTCCTACCCATGACGAAAATGGGAAGTCCATATTAAAGGTAAAGCAAATGTATTTCATTCCTAATGCTGATATTGAATCAAGGGAAAAAGAAGATAATGTTCCATATACAGATTTAGTAGAACGAGGATTCGTCCAGTTGTGTGATGGTAAAATGATTGACCAAGACCAGGTCATGAATTTCATAGTTGAATGCATGGATCTTTATGATGTGCAGCAGCTTAATTACGATCCAGCAATGTCTCAAAAGCTTATCGAGAAATGCGAGAATCTAGGTATTGAATGTATAGTTGTAAATCAGTACCCGAATGTTATGAATGCAATGATCGATGATGCAGAGAGACTAATTTATGAAAAGCGCATATTAACAGACAATCCATTGTTCATCTATTGCGCCCTTAACCTTGTAGTTGTTACCAACATAAATGGAATGAAAGGCCCTAGTAAACGACAGTCAAAGAAGAAGATTGACGGATTTGTTGCCTTTCTGGTAGCCCATAAAGAAACTATGACGGCAATGGACGATGTAGATGAAAATGGTATGGATGAATTAATAAGCACTATCTATAGATAG